tatttctgaatatcatccacgagcgaataagagctaaatgcgacgaacatctcgcagatagtcagtttggttttcgaataggagtgggcacgagagaggctcttttcgcaatgcaggttctcgtacaaaaatgcagagacatgcaacaagacgttctcctgggtgttacttttaaccggtggaagtttctagtttgactatcaataagcaagtgtaatgcttcaatgttgaataaagtattttgatattaatattgtttatgtgaacctagtgtgtttgttaattcataataaaatttaaataaaagatgacctaggatctggataaggataaacaaacataaattatggaaataaacaggaaaaatgactaaatgagtcatggaaaaccactaatgatggaattcgattaacgctacaagatttactattgagtttcattcttcggttcagttcttcttggtagaatctgcacatatccacaactagtagccttaaacctttgtgaaataattcgaatgtacttataagtctacttgattaattatcaccaactcagcaagcgctcacaggctgttacagttacagttacagcaagcgcgcattgtcgtgaaactttcttatgaacgcgggttgacacaataattgccaatttattttttacaaagtgtagcttaaattataaagattttaaataaaaaatccaacatactttaattatttttattatagtctaatgatgtgctaaaaaatgttttaatttttttttaatattgaatgactgatttaaaaatttttttaatctttgctaatatataacatttttctaagtcagtaaaaaacattgttttattttttaagtcacaatcacacgttttattcaaagcataattaaataaaaagattaatttagtctaataacaccctaaaattttcataaatcgatgacacgaagctaacttttattaaaactggccgtttactctgacaatattaaaaaattaaagaaacacacgtttctaattaataatctaagcgaactgccacagataatacacaattaattatttaacaccatcatttcatcgcttaccattactttatcaaattaaattaattcggataaattgatactttgaggcaaagagatctaataaaatacgtacttaaaatttatgtaataaggactattattgtataaacaataagatatgtaagaaaattttaatgtcgttaagaagaagataaaagttaaaatgaatcttagtggaatatatataaaatacaaatttgatgataaatagagtaaatgtaaaaaatacacttataaatatacatttttttagtaggattactttttaggtatttttagttcatacaaattataaattaaaatatttacttacaattgtttttacagatgaaaaacgaaacagcaaattatttaattaattttgttcccataaatatttctgaatttcaaaatggtgtcacttaaaaatgtcttacgtttgtgttacataaatacgtatatttaacttaaaatagcaagttatatcagcttacaggaactagaaaaatcatttagatttaatgtacaaaatttaaatacttcgacaaaagataagtatacaacaatacaataatatgaatcgcgccaaaatttaaatttaaaatggcgtcatgattatgtttaaaaatatttaatatttcaataaatttaaataacacaatacgaatttgaaaatggggtcttttcaaaataacagaatatgacataacagagcattttttaatattcttgaggatggttattggacggttttatattataactgtatgtaggtatttttatattcgcaataaatcaGTCACCATCTTGCTCCTGTGTTTGATTGACGTTCCACTGGCAACGAGTCGGTTACATACcacgcgtttatttaaaaagttacaaattagtGTTTCAATAATGCCTATTGGAAAATTAGAACCATTCGATGTGAATTCTAAGCAGTGGCCGGCGTATATTAGAAGagtaaaacaatacattgtGCTAAATGAGATTAAAGAGGAACTGCATGTACCGTTATTAATAACGGTTGTAGGAGAGGCTACCTATGCATTAATGTGCGATCTATGTTCGCCGGCACTTCCCGAAACGAAAAACTTCGATCAATTGGTAAAACTATTATCCGATCACCTAGAACCACAACGCTCAGAAATAGCCGAACGCCACGTGTTTCGGTTACGTAGACAACGCCCCGGCGAGCCTCTCATGGATTATCTTCACAACCTTAAACACCTGGCAACAACATGTAATTTTGGGAGTACGCTGGAAGAAAACCTACGAGATCAATTTGTGTCTGGATTGGTCAATGAAGTGATGCGGTCTAGAATATTCGCGGAgagaaatatcaaatttaaggaGGCGGTGGAGTTGGCTCTGGCGCTGGAGGCTGCAGAGAAGCACGCGGAGGTGAGCGGGGCGACGTCGGTCCCGACTACGGCCTCGTGTGCAGGCGGCGAGGGCGCAGAAGCCCTGCATCAGGCGAGCGACCGGCGCGGCCCGGCGCGGCGGCCCTCGGCGGTggccggcggcggcgcgcgcgcccgcGGCCGGAGGGATGCGGACGAGGTGCGCTGTTGGAGATGTGGGAAGTCTCATAGTGCTAATAAGTGTCGTTATGCGCAATATAGTTGcgataaatgtcaaaaaaaagggcatttaaaagttatgtgtGAGGAAGTGCGGAATCGTGCATTTGGGCGCaatagctataataattatgttgtaGACGCGAGTGCCTCCGAGGATGAGGACTTCTTCAATATCGAATTGGCGGCTAAAGGTAATGGACCCTATTTTATCAAAGTGATAATCGACGGTCATGTATTAGAATGTGAAATAGACACGGGGAGTCGTATCTCTGCCATTAGTGatcaactttttaataaattattccctaataaaaaaattaatacagataATCTCATTCTACGTTGTTATTCCGGGACTCAAATTAAGTCCCTtggttatattaatgtaaatgttaCTCTTAACGAAATTAAGGCGGAAAATCTAGCTTTATACGTCATAGAAAATGGGTCGCGCCCTTTAGTGGGCCGTGATTGGATGCGcgctttgaatattaaaaaaataacgttaaaagaAATTGTAGAAGATAATTTTATAGACTGTTTAATAAACGAATTTACTGAAGTGTTTACAGAtaagttaggtacgtgtaagAAAACAATTCAATTGCATCTCACGGATAAGGAACCGGTTTATGTAAGGGCACGCCCCGTTCCCCTCGCGCTGCGCGGCCGCGTCGAGAACGAGCTCGAGCGCCTCGAGCGCGAAGGTTATACCTACCGCGTGGACCACTCGGAGTACGGAACTCCGATCGTCCCCGTGGTGAAGGAATGCGGCGAAATACGTATTTGCGGGGACTATAAAATTACGATAAACCCGAAATTAAAACGTGATTATTACCCTTTGCCTCGTATAGAGGAATTGTTTGCAGCATTGAGTGGGGGTGAGGAGTTTTCAAAAATTGACTTGAAACACTCATATCAACAAGTCCTTTTATCAGAGGAATCTCAACCTTATACCGCGATCACTACTCATATCGGCACCTTCGTATATCGCCGCACACCTTTCGGGTTATcatgtaccgtaacagcctgtgaatatcccactgctgggctaaaggcctcctctcctcttttttgaggagaaggtttttggagcttattccaccacgctgctccaatgcgggttatcATGTATACcggaaaaatttcaaaaaattatggAAGAGACGCTCCGAGGGGTTCCCGGTACGGTAGTGTTTTTAGATGATATATGTGGGACAGGTTCTAATAGACAAATACATATGAGTAATTTACGAGCTGTGCTGGAACGGTTACGGTCTATGGGTTTCAcggtaaaattaaacaaatgtagtTTCTTGAAATTTAACGTCAAATATTTAGGCTTTATTATagatagagccgagatggcccagtggtaagaacgcgtgaatcttaaccgatgatcgtgggttcaaacccgggcaagcaccactgaattttcatgtgcttaatttgtgattataattcatctcgtgctttacggtgaaggaaaacatcgtgaggaaacctgcatgtgtctaatttcactgaaattctgccacatgtgtattccaccaacccgcattggagcagcgtggtggaataagctccaaaccttctcctcaaaaagaggagaggaggcctttagcccagcagtgggacattcacaggctgttacggttacgggatAGATAGATTAGGCTTGCACcccgataataaaaaaatatcagctaTATGCGATGCGCCACGACCGGAAAATGTTACTCAGTTAAAGAGTTTTGGCAGGGGATAAGGTGCTGGCACACTACGAAGAGGGCCGGCCGTTGGTGTTGTCGGTGGATAGCAGCGCGTACGGGCTGGGCGCCGTTCTCGCGCACCGCTACCCGGACGGCAGCGAGCGCCCCGTGAGCTGTGTGTCGCGCACGCTTAATAGTGCAGAAATTAATTATAGCCAACTTGATAAAGAAGCGTTAGCTATCTTTTTTGGGATTATTAAACATCATCAATATCTTTTCGGTAGACGATTTGTACTACGAACGGATCATCAACCGTAAAGTTACATTTTTAGTCCAAAATGCGGTATCCCTCAAACGGCTGCAAGTCGCTTGCAGCGCTGGGCGGCGCGGTTATCGGCTTACGAATTTTCGGTAGAATTTGTGCGTTCGTGCGAGAACAGTCCGGCCGATGCGTTATCCCGCTTACCCCTGCCGTGCGAACACCGATCATCATCGCCTGCGCCGTtaagttatatcaatataatagacGATAACTTacccattaattttaaagatattagtcGCAAAACAAAGAAAGATCCATTATTAAGTAAGATCGTTGGTTATGTGTTGTTTGGATGGCCGTCTTATACGAAATGCGAGGAAGAAAAAGCTTATTTTAGTAGGaaaaacgaaattgttttagaattaggttgtttaatttacaaatatagaaTCATAGTACCGCCACAATTACGTAAAAAGATCTTGAAAGAAATACACGAAGGTCAtcttggtataaataaaatgaaaaatgtatcaAGAAGTTATATCTATTGGCCTAATATTGATAGGGATATAGAAAATTTGTGTCGGAATTGCGAAGCGTGTCGCATGGTTCGAGACGCACCCCCGCGGGCTACTTTGCATCCGTGGGAATTTCCTCTTCATCCGTGGCAACGCTTACATGCGGACTTCGCTGAATGtgcaggaaaaaaatatttaatattaatcgacGCGCACTCCAAGTGGCTGGAAGTTGTATGTATGTTACGAACGGACGCAGATTCGACCATTTCCGTTTTAAGAACTATTTTTGCGAGATTCGGGCTTCCATCGCAACTAGTTACGGATAACGGTCCCCCTTTCAGttgtttagattttaataattattgcattttaaactGTATAAAGCATATATCAACGGCACCATACAGACCTCAAGGTAACGGTGCGGCTGAGAATGCCGTAAAAACcgtaaaaaaagtcataaaacgTGCAGTATACTTAAAAGAGGATGTGTCTTTGTCCCTATTGAAATTTCTTTTTCAGTATCGAAACTGTGAAAAT
The nucleotide sequence above comes from Nymphalis io chromosome 27, ilAglIoxx1.1, whole genome shotgun sequence. Encoded proteins:
- the LOC126778723 gene encoding uncharacterized protein LOC126778723, which codes for MPIGKLEPFDVNSKQWPAYIRRVKQYIVLNEIKEELHVPLLITVVGEATYALMCDLCSPALPETKNFDQLVKLLSDHLEPQRSEIAERHVFRLRRQRPGEPLMDYLHNLKHLATTCNFGSTLEENLRDQFVSGLVNEVMRSRIFAERNIKFKEAVELALALEAAEKHAEVSGATSVPTTASCAGGEGAEALHQASDRRGPARRPSAVAGGGARARGRRDADEVRCWRYASASEDEDFFNIELAAKDKLGTCKKTIQLHLTDKEPVYVRARPVPLALRGRVENELERLEREGYTYRVDHSEYGTPIVPVVKECGEIRICGDYKITINPKLKRDYYPLPRIEELFAALSGGDKVLAHYEEGRPLVLSVDSSAYGLGAVLAHRYPDGSERPVSCVSRTLNSAEINYSQLDKEADIENLCRNCEACRMVRDAPPRATLHPWEFPLHPWQRLHADFAECAGKKYLILIDAHSKWLEVHISTAPYRPQGNGAAENAYRNCENATTGVSPAVALLGRRLRGRLDALRPNVSKVVESVQDRQVANKMGSTRQIKVGDDVMVRDYTKNGTKWTGGTVTGQSGPVSYKVDVGDGVTWRRHHDQVINLNKKDRFSLSRTNQHGSVINKGKNEIENVNGSGSADSEAEEERFEDAAGEAEDSGPETRSLSPGPRPPTPPPPNATARDLRAYNRRIKKHC